From the Chloroflexota bacterium genome, one window contains:
- a CDS encoding MFS transporter has protein sequence MDLVDELDPVTDALVPLPDREVASPDPGEDTATLSLRANRDFRIVFVGQGVSAVGDAVSATALPLLVLALTGSGLQMGIVAVLARLPDLLLGLPVGAYADRWDRRRMMMWADAGRAILTAFIPLASLLGVPVMGVVLLVAFPINACRVVFMAGWTAAVPNLVGRRQLARATGIFEALSGASFIIGPGIAGLLVARIGAAPTLVIDAASFAVSAVSLLLVRRPLRRAERRERTSLRREMAEGVRFILEHPVLRDLIAFWTLVSLVSAPIIEVVAYYLTIDRALGPSAFGLIISAYSVGSLVGALLAGRLATGRLAPHLLIGNLIVAIAVLGMAVTASLPLMAGLALVAGTSQSIVLVAYVTVRASSSPDELLGRVGSTARTISIGIQPLGLLVGGVLLDAVHGGVTLVVIAVGTALTSLLFVFSRGIRLARAVPHPHETAPASSASP, from the coding sequence GTGGATCTCGTGGACGAGCTCGATCCCGTGACGGACGCGCTCGTCCCCCTGCCGGATCGCGAGGTCGCGTCGCCCGACCCGGGCGAAGACACGGCGACCCTGAGCCTCCGGGCGAACCGGGACTTCCGGATCGTCTTCGTCGGCCAGGGCGTCTCCGCGGTCGGGGATGCGGTGAGCGCGACCGCACTGCCGCTCCTCGTCCTCGCTCTGACCGGATCCGGCCTCCAGATGGGCATCGTGGCGGTCCTGGCGCGCCTGCCGGACCTCCTGCTCGGCCTGCCGGTGGGCGCCTACGCCGATCGATGGGATCGCCGGCGGATGATGATGTGGGCGGATGCGGGTCGAGCGATCCTCACCGCGTTCATCCCGCTCGCGTCCCTCCTTGGCGTCCCGGTGATGGGTGTCGTCCTGCTCGTCGCGTTCCCGATCAATGCCTGCCGCGTCGTCTTCATGGCCGGCTGGACAGCCGCGGTCCCGAACCTCGTGGGGAGGCGGCAGCTCGCCCGGGCGACCGGGATCTTCGAGGCGCTGAGCGGCGCGAGCTTCATCATCGGTCCGGGCATCGCCGGGCTGCTCGTCGCCCGCATCGGCGCGGCACCGACCCTCGTCATCGACGCGGCCTCCTTCGCGGTCTCGGCGGTCAGCCTGCTCCTCGTCCGGCGGCCGCTCCGGCGGGCCGAACGACGCGAACGAACGAGCCTCCGGCGGGAGATGGCGGAGGGGGTCCGGTTCATCCTCGAGCATCCCGTCCTGCGGGATCTCATCGCCTTCTGGACACTCGTGAGCCTGGTCTCGGCGCCGATCATCGAGGTCGTCGCCTACTACCTCACGATCGACCGCGCGCTCGGGCCGTCGGCGTTCGGGTTGATCATCTCCGCATACAGCGTCGGGTCGCTCGTGGGTGCTCTCCTCGCCGGCCGGCTCGCGACCGGGCGGCTCGCCCCGCACCTTCTCATCGGCAATCTCATCGTCGCCATCGCGGTCCTCGGGATGGCGGTGACGGCGTCGCTGCCGCTCATGGCCGGGCTCGCGCTCGTGGCCGGGACGAGCCAGTCGATCGTCCTCGTCGCCTACGTCACGGTCCGGGCCTCGAGCTCACCGGACGAGCTCCTCGGTCGGGTCGGGAGCACGGCCCGCACGATCTCGATCGGGATCCAGCCGCTCGGCCTGCTCGTCGGGGGCGTGCTCCTCGACGCGGTGCATGGCGGCGTCACCCTCGTCGTCATCGCGGTCGGGACGGCGCTGACGAGTCTCCTCTTCGTGTTTTCGCGGGGGATCCGCCTCGCCCGCGCGGTGCCGCATCCGCACGAGACGGCGCCGGCCTCGTCAGCCTCGCCGTGA
- a CDS encoding M48 family metallopeptidase, producing the protein MTTAAIEEPATAELPDGALAYTLRRSPRARHVRVAVDPFRGVVVTVPAGHRLGAIDGRRLAATFLAERSAWIRRHLDRQARQRAALDARGPIAPDGSALYGGFDHRLVFVPAPPAARRSVVLRDAGAAELIVRLAARDARPASVVLETWVRGEARVAIDTAIGRFAPALGVVPTAITIRDTRSRWGSASRAGRLSFSWRLGLAPPEALETVVIHELAHLRVFGHGPRFWALVAALRPDHRQWRRWLRDHAMDLHAAFAEG; encoded by the coding sequence GTGACGACGGCCGCGATCGAGGAGCCCGCGACGGCCGAGCTCCCGGACGGCGCGCTCGCCTACACGCTCCGCCGATCGCCCCGCGCCAGGCACGTCCGCGTCGCCGTCGATCCGTTCCGGGGGGTCGTCGTCACCGTCCCAGCCGGCCATCGCCTCGGTGCGATCGACGGGCGGCGCCTCGCGGCGACGTTCCTGGCCGAGCGGTCGGCCTGGATCCGCCGACACCTCGATCGCCAGGCCCGCCAGCGAGCGGCGCTCGACGCGCGCGGTCCGATCGCGCCGGATGGATCCGCGCTCTACGGCGGGTTCGACCACCGCCTCGTCTTCGTGCCCGCACCCCCGGCCGCTCGACGTTCCGTCGTCCTCCGCGATGCCGGCGCCGCAGAGCTCATCGTGCGGCTCGCTGCCCGCGACGCTCGACCTGCCTCCGTGGTCCTCGAGACCTGGGTCCGGGGCGAGGCGCGGGTGGCCATCGACACGGCGATCGGCCGCTTCGCGCCTGCCCTGGGCGTGGTTCCGACCGCCATCACGATCCGCGACACCCGCTCGCGCTGGGGGAGCGCCTCACGGGCCGGGCGGCTCTCCTTCAGCTGGCGGCTCGGCCTCGCCCCGCCGGAGGCACTCGAGACGGTCGTCATCCACGAACTCGCCCACCTGCGGGTCTTCGGCCACGGTCCACGGTTCTGGGCGCTCGTCGCCGCACTCCGCCCGGATCATCGCCAGTGGCGGCGCTGGCTGCGCGACCACGCGATGGACCTCCACGCCGCGTTCGCGGAGGGCTGA
- a CDS encoding DUF2252 domain-containing protein translates to MAPPTECDLADRRRRRQARPRLADRLGHRRHADHGHSPGASGRRRLAPGDGRRRRHPPGLRWRHDGLRGHAPGARLLGVRLPRPARHLDDRRRPAPVASTRRRPNVRSGDHRSTAGRPPPSLVISASSPFSPDQILYRRLRSASTNEQRTLPAGRFAVCRARTTNIPGLRSVRLGLEAAPPLDDPAISPPSDVTNHQARAQARLAGRALRRQVARSAHAAWIPPADRPDPISLLETQARARLPELAPIRYGRMIASPFGFLRGSAIVMAADLAHSPATGLTTQICGDAHLSNFGMFASPERNLVFDVNDFDETLCGPWEWDVKRLAASGVVAARTVGLSGRDAREVAEAAVRSYRERMRALADLTTLAVWYRRIDAAEIAADRRSGRLLEGFLGAARRHHDENARSRLLTQTNGQLQFVEDLPLITREPAASEQFEAIHEMFASYANRLRYDWRVLLDRYEVVDVARQVVGVGSVGTRTFVALLVANRSTVDPLILQLKEADASVLEPHLGRSPFRSHAERVVNGQRVMQSVSDVFLGWSRSPLTGVDYYWRQLWDWKGSAAIETMNPEELTFYASLCGQALALAHARGGDRLAIAGYLGTSDRFDRAITDFAEAYAEQVERDHAALLTAVRQGRIRADPGI, encoded by the coding sequence ATGGCTCCTCCCACCGAGTGCGACCTGGCGGATCGGAGGCGACGGCGACAAGCTCGTCCTCGACTCGCAGATCGGCTGGGACATCGGCGACATGCGGATCATGGCCATTCCCCTGGCGCGAGCGGCCGCCGTCGGCTGGCTCCGGGCGACGGCCGTCGGCGGCGACATCCCCCCGGGCTTCGGTGGCGGCACGATGGGCTTCGGGGTCACGCTCCCGGCGCGCGATTGCTGGGCGTTCGTCTACCTCGCCCCGCACGCCACCTCGACGATCGTCGCCGACCTGCGCCCGTAGCGTCGACGAGGAGGCGCCCCAACGTCCGATCAGGCGACCACCGATCGACCGCCGGTCGACCGCCACCCTCGCTTGTTATCTCGGCCTCAAGCCCATTCAGCCCCGACCAGATACTCTATCGGCGGCTGCGGTCCGCCAGCACCAATGAGCAGCGAACCCTTCCCGCCGGGCGGTTCGCGGTCTGTCGGGCGCGGACCACCAACATCCCCGGCCTGCGCTCGGTCAGACTCGGCCTCGAGGCGGCACCACCGTTGGACGATCCGGCGATCTCCCCACCCTCCGACGTGACGAACCACCAGGCTCGGGCGCAGGCCCGGCTGGCGGGTCGCGCGCTGCGCCGGCAGGTCGCGCGATCGGCGCACGCCGCCTGGATCCCGCCGGCCGACCGGCCGGACCCGATCTCGCTGCTCGAGACACAGGCCCGGGCTCGCCTTCCGGAGCTGGCCCCGATCCGCTACGGCCGGATGATCGCCTCCCCGTTCGGATTCCTCCGCGGATCGGCCATCGTGATGGCCGCCGATCTGGCGCACTCACCGGCGACGGGTCTCACCACCCAGATCTGCGGCGACGCCCATCTCTCGAACTTCGGGATGTTCGCCTCGCCGGAGCGGAACCTCGTCTTCGACGTCAACGACTTCGACGAGACCCTCTGCGGACCCTGGGAATGGGACGTCAAGCGTCTGGCGGCAAGCGGCGTCGTGGCGGCCAGGACCGTCGGTCTCTCCGGGCGCGACGCCCGGGAGGTCGCGGAGGCCGCCGTGCGGTCCTATCGGGAGCGCATGCGCGCGCTCGCGGACCTCACGACCCTGGCCGTGTGGTACCGGCGCATCGACGCCGCGGAGATCGCCGCCGACCGGCGCAGCGGAAGACTCCTCGAGGGATTCCTCGGGGCAGCCCGGCGGCACCACGACGAGAACGCTCGCTCGCGCCTCCTCACGCAGACGAACGGACAGCTGCAGTTCGTCGAGGACCTGCCGCTCATCACCCGCGAGCCGGCGGCAAGCGAACAGTTCGAGGCGATCCACGAGATGTTCGCGTCGTACGCGAACCGCCTTCGGTACGACTGGCGCGTCCTGCTCGACCGCTACGAGGTCGTCGACGTGGCACGTCAGGTCGTGGGCGTCGGCAGCGTCGGCACACGCACGTTCGTGGCCCTCCTGGTCGCGAACCGCAGCACCGTCGATCCGCTCATCCTGCAGCTCAAGGAGGCAGACGCGTCGGTGCTCGAGCCCCACCTCGGGAGGAGCCCGTTCCGATCCCACGCCGAGCGCGTCGTGAACGGCCAGCGCGTGATGCAGTCGGTGAGCGATGTCTTCCTCGGCTGGAGTCGCAGCCCGCTCACCGGCGTGGATTACTACTGGCGGCAGCTCTGGGATTGGAAAGGCTCGGCGGCGATCGAAACGATGAACCCGGAGGAGCTCACCTTCTACGCCAGCCTGTGCGGGCAGGCGCTGGCCCTGGCTCACGCTCGCGGCGGCGATCGGCTCGCCATCGCTGGCTACCTCGGCACGTCCGACCGATTCGACCGCGCGATCACGGACTTCGCCGAAGCGTACGCTGAGCAGGTGGAGCGCGATCACGCAGCACTCCTCACGGCCGTGAGGCAGGGACGGATCAGAGCCGATCCCGGGATCTGA
- a CDS encoding HAMP domain-containing histidine kinase, whose translation MNAEPGHAVRTASIRVALGAGALVALGYLAVAAAVFVLVTNNLTSQIDGRLTDSLRSLTSQQPPEHGGFDAPPGGPRFGPQLLVWTIHADGKVDSNTLDAALPASVRGPGSPRTVTIGGAQVRVAGETIAPGFTVVVGQSMDSVGQAQATLLLAEALIGPVLLILVFLGAVAIGRRVASPIEQARHRQLEFTADASHELRTPLSVIEAETSLALGRERDGAWYRSAFVRVDGETRRMRRLLDDLLWLARFDATRGAPHAEPVDVGLLAGQAVERFRSVAETRHLRLGLDVRSDATAVSAPPEWLDRLLGVLLDNACKYAPAGGTVQVSVTRESGRVRLTVEDAGPGIPVDERDRIFDRFHRATDSAGGAGLGLAIANEIVRATGGRWRIGTSTLGGASMSAAWPGL comes from the coding sequence ATGAACGCCGAGCCTGGACACGCGGTGCGGACCGCCTCCATCCGGGTCGCCCTTGGGGCGGGCGCGCTCGTCGCCCTCGGCTATCTCGCCGTCGCGGCGGCCGTCTTCGTGCTCGTCACGAACAACCTCACCTCACAGATCGACGGCCGGCTCACCGACTCGCTGCGCAGCCTCACGAGCCAGCAGCCGCCGGAGCACGGGGGCTTCGACGCTCCGCCCGGCGGTCCACGGTTCGGTCCGCAGCTCCTCGTCTGGACGATCCACGCGGACGGGAAAGTCGACTCGAACACGCTGGACGCGGCGCTGCCGGCCTCCGTCCGCGGGCCCGGCAGCCCCCGGACCGTGACCATCGGTGGAGCCCAGGTCCGAGTGGCCGGGGAAACGATCGCCCCGGGCTTCACCGTCGTCGTCGGCCAGTCGATGGACAGCGTGGGGCAGGCCCAGGCGACGCTCCTCCTCGCCGAGGCGCTCATCGGCCCGGTGCTCCTTATCCTCGTCTTCCTCGGCGCGGTCGCCATCGGCCGGCGGGTCGCGTCGCCGATCGAGCAGGCCCGCCACCGCCAGCTGGAGTTCACGGCCGATGCATCGCACGAGCTGCGCACGCCGCTCTCGGTCATCGAGGCGGAGACATCGCTCGCCCTCGGCCGGGAGCGCGACGGCGCCTGGTACCGCTCCGCGTTCGTCCGGGTCGACGGCGAGACCAGGCGGATGCGCCGGCTCCTCGACGATCTGCTCTGGCTCGCCCGGTTCGACGCGACCCGCGGCGCGCCGCACGCCGAGCCGGTGGATGTCGGCCTGCTCGCCGGCCAGGCGGTGGAGCGGTTCCGGAGTGTCGCCGAGACGCGCCACCTTCGCCTCGGGCTCGACGTGCGCAGCGACGCCACGGCGGTCAGCGCGCCCCCTGAGTGGCTCGATCGGCTCCTCGGTGTCCTCCTCGACAACGCCTGCAAGTACGCCCCGGCCGGTGGGACCGTCCAGGTGAGCGTGACCCGGGAATCCGGCCGCGTCCGGCTCACCGTGGAGGACGCGGGCCCCGGGATCCCCGTCGACGAGCGGGATCGGATCTTCGATCGCTTCCATCGGGCGACGGACTCGGCGGGCGGGGCGGGACTCGGGCTCGCCATCGCCAACGAGATCGTCCGCGCGACCGGCGGTCGGTGGAGGATCGGCACGTCCACCCTCGGCGGCGCGAGCATGTCGGCGGCCTGGCCCGGGCTGTAG
- a CDS encoding response regulator transcription factor yields the protein MRILVAEDDPGLRKVLVLGLEDQGYQVDAVERGDEAIDQLKFYEYDVAVIDWRMPGAEGIDVVRWARRNERPTALLMLTARDAPPDRIRGLDAGADDYLVKPFDFGELLARVRALQRRPRGVDAPVIVRGRLSLDPLRRVVTDGDRPIPLTPTEYNILELLMRRAPAVVDRKAIAEHGWRDETDPLGTNAIDVQLSRLRGKLPAGQVRIVTVRGAGYRLEDA from the coding sequence ATGCGGATCCTCGTCGCGGAAGACGATCCCGGACTGCGGAAGGTCCTGGTCCTCGGCCTCGAGGACCAGGGCTACCAGGTGGATGCCGTGGAGCGCGGAGACGAGGCCATCGACCAGCTGAAGTTTTACGAGTACGACGTCGCGGTCATCGACTGGCGGATGCCCGGCGCCGAGGGGATCGATGTCGTCCGCTGGGCCCGCCGGAACGAACGGCCCACGGCCCTCCTCATGCTCACCGCCCGCGACGCGCCGCCGGACCGGATCCGGGGACTCGACGCCGGCGCCGACGACTACCTCGTCAAGCCGTTCGACTTCGGCGAGCTCCTCGCCCGGGTCCGCGCCCTGCAGCGACGACCCCGCGGGGTGGATGCTCCCGTCATCGTCCGCGGGCGGCTCTCCCTCGACCCGCTCCGGCGCGTGGTGACCGACGGTGACCGCCCGATCCCGCTCACGCCGACCGAGTACAACATCCTCGAGCTGCTCATGCGTCGCGCTCCGGCGGTGGTCGACCGCAAGGCGATCGCCGAGCACGGCTGGCGTGACGAGACGGACCCGCTCGGGACGAACGCGATCGACGTTCAGCTGAGCCGCCTGCGGGGCAAGCTCCCCGCCGGGCAGGTCCGGATCGTCACCGTGCGCGGGGCCGGGTATCGCCTCGAGGACGCATGA
- a CDS encoding aquaporin family protein — protein sequence MSRQASSIEEGRFDFTDAQFEWRRLFSEALGTFFLVLVAVGGGMVNARFGGGVLSLTAQVTAPGLMVGAIILFMGAVSGAHLNPGVSIAFALRGDFPWRRVPGYIVAQFVGAILATLLLMVLLGRQGAAGLTLPGPGISDMTAVVWEVILSVGLVSTILGTSSGAQNIGPMNAIGVASYVILAGLFGAPVSGASMNVARSLGPALVLGDTTAWWVYLVGPLVGAVIAAGIAYILRGPGGGFYGTKAAEGTLGWLWRPGPIETTVPGTPEEAIAQGDATSPDRSRRG from the coding sequence ATGAGCCGCCAGGCGTCGTCGATCGAGGAGGGCCGCTTCGATTTCACGGACGCGCAGTTCGAGTGGCGGCGCCTGTTTTCAGAGGCGCTCGGGACCTTCTTCCTGGTCCTGGTCGCCGTGGGCGGCGGGATGGTCAATGCCAGGTTCGGCGGCGGTGTGCTGTCCCTGACCGCCCAGGTCACCGCGCCGGGTCTGATGGTCGGGGCGATCATCCTGTTCATGGGCGCGGTCTCCGGGGCGCACCTCAATCCGGGCGTCAGCATCGCCTTCGCCCTCCGCGGCGACTTCCCGTGGCGTCGCGTGCCCGGGTACATCGTGGCCCAGTTCGTCGGCGCCATCCTCGCCACCCTGCTCCTCATGGTCTTGCTCGGCCGGCAGGGTGCCGCCGGCCTCACCCTGCCCGGCCCCGGCATCAGCGACATGACGGCGGTGGTGTGGGAGGTCATCCTCAGCGTTGGCCTGGTCAGCACGATCCTCGGCACGTCCTCGGGGGCCCAGAACATCGGCCCCATGAACGCCATCGGCGTGGCGAGCTACGTCATCCTCGCCGGCCTCTTCGGCGCACCCGTCAGCGGCGCCTCGATGAACGTGGCCCGCTCACTCGGCCCGGCGCTCGTGCTCGGGGACACGACCGCGTGGTGGGTCTATCTCGTCGGACCGCTCGTCGGCGCCGTCATCGCGGCCGGCATCGCGTACATCCTCCGCGGTCCCGGTGGCGGGTTCTACGGCACCAAGGCGGCGGAGGGCACGCTCGGCTGGCTGTGGCGGCCCGGGCCGATCGAGACCACGGTCCCCGGCACGCCGGAGGAAGCCATCGCCCAGGGTGATGCGACGTCGCCCGACCGTTCACGGCGAGGCTGA